The Salmo salar chromosome ssa06, Ssal_v3.1, whole genome shotgun sequence genome window below encodes:
- the LOC106607502 gene encoding zinc finger protein 646 isoform X1, with translation MYTPTMAMHDMSRVKGFPCKECDMVCPSTPSLLEHMKAHYQQEENGRFECEQCGRIYKHAGSLANHKKSHEVGSFQCPVCTRTLPNAVALKNHLRIHTLSPSSAQAEEDGGDEGAEDGHDERNYGLAQDLSDGFARSHLNNSGMGHGVMSHDPDDHKKSPVTDDAWDRPFKCDQCDRTYRHHGSLVNHKKCHQEGAFKCTVCYKQFNNLAALNGHERTHSKFKTPGASMVNNIHDSVTDQRSSAPQTDDAANCFCHLCQVALPNKSDFQEHILLHNAASSSLGLSRSFPGIMAHNLSAVRSPAYTPALGDPLPLPPLPNDKRGPFDPMLGPPVNNPIYTCAYCGAGHPDLESLKVHYLTHDPHPGSHGQDGILNTDGIGSNSNPSPSGERVHSSDDGERRFKCQDCGKSYRHAGSLVNHKRSHQTGLYQCTICCKQYPHLAALHSHLRSHKGRTSNQSSLNTEGDWLSSEPLTLDSQNSYVQEGSGATTPISLPGNLGDAAHFVPDGGHSSGLDSLEFHDRFDGSLAQSNSGHSPLPQNHRQADRHMCTDCGEMYGDISGIKSHMCPQRRQNQGMSNGFMGNMSGYNSPGGAALPSGGGNVKESNGQRSQYGSQSHAQVGGKRMNKEDDDDGEVYQCSVCGNHYASLRALRSHLRSHANNPTGPGTSALSPNGEADWRIICSTCGQSFSRKQDLLNHQLIHGPQRSDAAAQSMGADPTNTNGKMDGDGRNHICVDCGMFFADRHHLITHLCPGKGRGGVLSKEGLNGAKGMTGGDGVSGGGVGGPGGSRDMGGQDRRQQMPDSEDRPHKCDQCGRGYRHPCSLLNHKKSHKTGVFRCLVCQKRYYNLLALKNHQRTHFDLKSKAAAGTGRSGPQVAPDSETMALLEWHKCEECGKAFKIQKQLENHLRLHEEHRAKAHAQLAKLGNGRYQGGPSGMQAMRGESSKSQNPGMGEVKYGQQQQGFKQPYSEAGTSRAQNFDLQEGGRRPFACDECGRSYRHAGSLANHKNLHKIGEYHCNVCNSTYPNRLAMKNHLRLHFALKKHTCQECGKGFRTQKQLTTHHSAQLCKGAAGAVAQMDYECDGCCEGFATADQLAAHDCPAQQLPSSSASLNSSSLSIDGADLVPDERPYSCDICNCSYKHASSLLNHKHTHKTGTFTCTYCDKPYSNYMALRNHMRIHTQKKRHICHHCGKAFRLARFLRNHQKVHEEGHTRFGCTSCGKSFQGRSGLARHRCGENQVGKEGRRMATASTTGGEECRYTCDQCGRSYAHASSLLNHKNTHTVGIYHCAVCLKTYSNLLALKNHRRIHSEIRRHRCPECGKAFRVSSQLNSHRRVHLKERELTCVPCQRSFPSQASFRLHQEISHGQAPRPPQQKQARAGGASGCTSGGGSSGLNWDSGLDLTLLQAQGLVPNGLPKMNSLSFQGPSGSRSRGATGTKSHVCNQCGRGYLHASSLLNHKNSHKTGAYFCNSCQKEFPNLMSLKNHRRIHTEPKRFQCPDCGKSFRVSTQLICHRRIHTKEKPFSCQQCDKRFSSKSNLRHHQKVHWSSSAPPTMAMGAASFLGHPPIGAGRPPKSHVCNQCGRGYRHAGSLQNHKNVHKTGAYFCSSCQKEFSNLMALKTHRRIHTEVKRHRCSDCGKAFRAPSQLIVHQRIHTQEKPFSCQQCTKRFSSKSNLRHHMKLHWSGSAPSNFLGMRSGPFL, from the exons ATGTATACGCCTACTATGGCAATGCATGATATGAGCCGTGTCAAGGGTTTCCCCTGTAAAGAGTGTGATATGGTTTGCCCCAGTACACCTAGTCTATTAGAACACATGAAGGCTCACTACCAGCAAGAAGAAAATGGCAGGTTTGAGTGTGAGCAATGTGGCCGCATCTATAAGCATGCTGGCAGCCTGGCCAACCATAAGAAATCCCATGAAGTGGGTTCCTTTCAGTGCCCAGTCTGCACCAGAACCCTGCCCAATGCTGTGGCTCTGAAAAACCACCTCCGTATCCACACCCTATCCCCAAGCAGTGCCCAGGCAGAGGAAGACGGCGGTGACGAAGGCGCTGAAgacggacatgatgagaggaacTATGGTCTTGCACAAGACCTGTCTGATGGCTTTGCCCGCAGTCACCTGAACAACAGTGGAATGGGTCATGGTGTGATGTCACATGACCCAGATGATCATAAGAAGTCACCTGTAACCGATGATGCCTGGGATCGTCCATTCAAATGCGATCAGTGTGATAGGACCTACCGCCACCATGGGAGCCTGGTTAATCACAAGAAATGTCACCAGGAAGGGGCGTTCAAGTGCACCGTCTGTTACAAGCAGTTCAACAACCTGGCTGCTCTCAATGGTCATGAGCGAACCCACTCAAAGTTTAAGACTCCTGGAGCATCGATGGTTAACAACATACATGATTCTGTGACTGATCAGCGTTCGTCTGCGCCCCAAACCGATGATGCGGCTAACTGCTTCTGCCACCTGTGCCAGGTAGCTTTGCCCAACAAGAGTGACTTCCAGGAGCACATCCTGTTGCATAATGCAGCCTCTTCTTCACTGGGTCTTTCCCGTAGTTTCCCTGGGATAATGGCGCACAATCTCAGCGCTGTCCGCTCCCCAGCATACACACCTGCCTTGGGTGACCCTCTGCCGCTTCCTCCTTTGCCAAATGATAAACGTGGCCCCTTTGACCCAATGCTTGGACCTCCTGTCAATAACCCCATTTACACTTGTGCATACTGTGGGGCTGGGCATCCTGATCTGGAGAGCCTCAAAGTTCATTACCTGACCCATGACCCCCACCCAGGCTCCCATGGTCAGGATGGTATCCTGAACACTGATGGGATTGGCTCTAACTCTAACCCATCAccatctggagagagagtgcaTTCTTCTGATGATGGCGAACGTCGTTTCAAGTGTCAGGATTGTGGGAAAAGCTACCGCCATGCTGGAAGCCTGGTTAACCACAAGCGCTCCCACCAGACTGGCCTCTACCAGTGCACCATCTGCTGCAAGCAGTATCCGCACTTGGCAGCGTTGCATAGCCACCTCCGCAGCCATAAGGGAAGAACATCCAACCAATCATCCCTCAACACTGAAGGCGACTGGCTCTCCTCTGAACCCCTGACACTTGACTCTCAGAATAGTTATGTGCAGGAGGGGAGCGGCGCAACCACCCCCATCTCCCTACCGGGAAATCTTGGTGACGCTGCTCACTTTGTACCTGATGGTGGCCACAGCAGTGGTTTGGATTCACTGGAGTTCCATGATCGATTTGATGGCTCCCTTGCCCAGAGCAACTCTGGGCACTCCCCTCTTCCCCAGAACCACCGCCAGGCTGATAGACACATGTGCACTGACTGTGGAGAAATGTATGGGGACATCTCTGGCATCAAGTCTCACATGTGCCCCCAACGGCGACAGAACCAGGGGATGTCAAATGGATTCATGGGAAACATGAGTGGCTACAACAGTCCTGGAGGCGCTGCTCTCCCTTCAGGTGGAGGAAATGTGAAAGAGAGCAATGGACAGCGCTCTCAGTATGGTTCTCAGTCCCATGCCCAAGTAGGGGGGAAAAGGATGAATAAAGAAGATGACGATGATGGTGAAGTGTACCAGTGCTCGGTGTGTGGAAACCATTATGCCAGCCTCAGAGCTCTGAGAAGCCATCTGCGCAGCCATGCTAACAATCCCACAGGGCCTGGGACTTCGGCACTTTCTCCTAACGGTGAGGCAGACTGGAGGATTATCTGCAGCACCTGTGGCCAGAGCTTCTCCAGAAAGCAAGACCTGTTAAACCACCAACTGATTCATGGGCCACAAAGGTCAGATGCAGCAGCGCAGAGCATGGGGGCCGATCCCACCAATACTAATGGCAAAATGGATGGTGATGGGAGGAATCACATTTGCGTTGACTGTGGCATGTTCTTCGCTGATCGCCATCACCTGATCACTCACCTGTGTCCTggaaagggaagaggaggagtgcTGAGCAAAGAAGGATTGAATGGCGCTAAAGGGATGACTGGCGGAGATGGAGTTAGTGGCGGCGGAGTTGGAGGACCTGGAGGCAGTCGTGATATGGGAGGACAGGACCGTAGACAACAGATGCCAGATTCGGAGGATCGACCCCACAAATGTGACCAGTGTGGAAGGGGCTACAGGCACCCTTGCTCCCTGCTCAACCACAAGAAATCTCACAAGACCGGAGTCTTCAGATGCCTTGTCTGCCAGAAGCGCTACTACAACCTGCTGGCCCTCAAGAACCACCAGAGGACCCACTTTGATTTAAAAAG CAAGGCTGCCGCTGGCACAGGGAGAAGCGGTCCCCAAGTGGCACCCGATTCCGAAACGATGGCTTTACTTGAATG GCACAAGTGTGAGGAGTGTGGGAAGGCCTTCAAGATCCAGAAGCAGCTAGAAAACCACCTTCGGCTCCATGAAGAACACCGAGCAAAGGCTCACGCCCAGCTTGCAAAACTAGGCAATGGGAGGTATCAAGGAGGACCCTCTGGCATGCAGGCCATGAGAGGAGAATCGTCCAAATCCCAGAACCCTGGCATGGGGGAAGTCAAGtatggacaacaacaacaaggcttcaAGCAACCTTACTCAGAGGCTGGCACTTCGAGGGCTCAGAATTTTGATCTACAAGAAGGGGGACGACGACCCTTCGCCTGTGATGAGTGCGGACGGAGCTATCGTcatgcaggaagcttggccaatCACAAGAATCTTCACAAAATTGGCGAGTATCACTGCAATGTCTGCAACTCCACTTACCCGAACCGCCTGGCCATGAAAAACCATCTGCGTCTTCATTTTGCCCTCAAGAAGCACACTTGCCAGGAATGTGGCAAAGGATTCCGTACCCAAAAGCAGCTGACCACCCACCACTCTGCACAGCTCTGCAAGGGGGCTGCAGGAGCTGTTGCTCAAATGGATTATGAGTGTGATGGGTGCTGCGAGGGTTTCGCTactgcagaccagctggctgcacATGACTGCCCTGCTCAGCAGCTCCCTTCGTCCTCGGCCTCCCTCAACAGCTCAAGCCTCAGCATCGATGGGGCTGACCTTGTGCCAGATGAACGCCCCTACAGCTGTGACATCTGCAACTGCTCTTACAAACATGCCAGCAGCCTGCTGaaccacaagcacacacacaagacGGGCACCTTTACTTGCACCTACTGCGACAAGCCGTACTCCAACTACATGGCGCTGCGCAACCACATGCGCATCCACACGCAGAAGAAGAGGCACATCTGCCACCACTGTGGGAAAGCATTCCGGCTAGCCAGATTCCTCCGCAATCACCAGAAGGTCCATGAGGAGGGCCACACACGCTTTGGCTGCACCAGCTGCGGGAAGAGCTTCCAGGGGAGGTCAGGCCTGGCGAGGCACCGCTGCGGGGAGAACCAGGTAGGCAAGGAGGGCAGGAGGATGGCCACTGCAAGCACGACAGGGGGAGAAGAGTGCCGGTACAC ATGTGACCAGTGTGGCCGCTCCTACGCCCATGCCAGCTCCCTCCTCAACCACAAAAACACCCACACCGTCGGCATTTACCACTGTGCTGTGTGCCTCAAGACCTATTCCAACCTCCTGGCCCTCAAGAACCACCGGCGCATCCATTCAGAGATACGGCGTCACCGCTGCCCAGAATGCGGCAAGGCTTTCCGTGTCTCCTCCCAGCTTAACAGCCACCGTCGCGTCCACCTAAAGGAGAGGGAGCTAACTTGTGTCCCCTGCCAGCGCAGCTTCCCCAGCCAGGCCAGCTTCCGGCTCCATCAGGAGATCTCCCACGGCCAAGCCCCCAGGCCCCCCCAGCAGAAACAGGCCAGGGCTGGGGGAGCCTCTGGGTGCACATCCGGGGGCGGGAGCTCAGGCCTTAACTGGGACTCCGGCCTGGATCTCACGCTGTTGCAGGCCCAAGGACTGGTCCCCAATGGACTACCAAAAATGAACTCCCTGTCCTTCCAAGGCCCCAGTGGCAGCAGGAGCCGTGGGGCGACGGGGACCAAGTCGCACGTCTGCAACCAGTGCGGCCGTGGCTACCTCCACGCCAGCTCCCTCCTCAACCACAAAAACAGTCACAAAACAGGCGCCTACTTCTGTAACTCCTGTCAGAAGGAGTTTCCCAACCTGATGTCCCTCAAGAACCACCGGCGCATTCACACTGAGCCCAAACGTTTCCAGTGCCCCGACTGCGGAAAGTCCTTCCGTGTGTCCACCCAGCTCATCTGCCACCGGCGCATCCACACCAAGGAAAAGCCCTTTTCCTGCCAGCAATGCGACAAGCGCTTCTCCAGCAAGTCCAACCTGCGCCACCACCAGAAGGTGCACTGGAGCAGCTCAGCGCCCCCTACAATGGCCATGGGCGCTGCCAGCTTCTTGG
- the LOC106607502 gene encoding zinc finger protein 646 isoform X2: MYTPTMAMHDMSRVKGFPCKECDMVCPSTPSLLEHMKAHYQQEENGRFECEQCGRIYKHAGSLANHKKSHEVGSFQCPVCTRTLPNAVALKNHLRIHTLSPSSAQAEEDGGDEGAEDGHDERNYGLAQDLSDGFARSHLNNSGMGHGVMSHDPDDHKKSPVTDDAWDRPFKCDQCDRTYRHHGSLVNHKKCHQEGAFKCTVCYKQFNNLAALNGHERTHSKFKTPGASMVNNIHDSVTDQRSSAPQTDDAANCFCHLCQVALPNKSDFQEHILLHNAASSSLGLSRSFPGIMAHNLSAVRSPAYTPALGDPLPLPPLPNDKRGPFDPMLGPPVNNPIYTCAYCGAGHPDLESLKVHYLTHDPHPGSHGQDGILNTDGIGSNSNPSPSGERVHSSDDGERRFKCQDCGKSYRHAGSLVNHKRSHQTGLYQCTICCKQYPHLAALHSHLRSHKGRTSNQSSLNTEGDWLSSEPLTLDSQNSYVQEGSGATTPISLPGNLGDAAHFVPDGGHSSGLDSLEFHDRFDGSLAQSNSGHSPLPQNHRQADRHMCTDCGEMYGDISGIKSHMCPQRRQNQGMSNGFMGNMSGYNSPGGAALPSGGGNVKESNGQRSQYGSQSHAQVGGKRMNKEDDDDGEVYQCSVCGNHYASLRALRSHLRSHANNPTGPGTSALSPNGEADWRIICSTCGQSFSRKQDLLNHQLIHGPQRSDAAAQSMGADPTNTNGKMDGDGRNHICVDCGMFFADRHHLITHLCPGKGRGGVLSKEGLNGAKGMTGGDGVSGGGVGGPGGSRDMGGQDRRQQMPDSEDRPHKCDQCGRGYRHPCSLLNHKKSHKTGVFRCLVCQKRYYNLLALKNHQRTHFDLKRHKCEECGKAFKIQKQLENHLRLHEEHRAKAHAQLAKLGNGRYQGGPSGMQAMRGESSKSQNPGMGEVKYGQQQQGFKQPYSEAGTSRAQNFDLQEGGRRPFACDECGRSYRHAGSLANHKNLHKIGEYHCNVCNSTYPNRLAMKNHLRLHFALKKHTCQECGKGFRTQKQLTTHHSAQLCKGAAGAVAQMDYECDGCCEGFATADQLAAHDCPAQQLPSSSASLNSSSLSIDGADLVPDERPYSCDICNCSYKHASSLLNHKHTHKTGTFTCTYCDKPYSNYMALRNHMRIHTQKKRHICHHCGKAFRLARFLRNHQKVHEEGHTRFGCTSCGKSFQGRSGLARHRCGENQVGKEGRRMATASTTGGEECRYTCDQCGRSYAHASSLLNHKNTHTVGIYHCAVCLKTYSNLLALKNHRRIHSEIRRHRCPECGKAFRVSSQLNSHRRVHLKERELTCVPCQRSFPSQASFRLHQEISHGQAPRPPQQKQARAGGASGCTSGGGSSGLNWDSGLDLTLLQAQGLVPNGLPKMNSLSFQGPSGSRSRGATGTKSHVCNQCGRGYLHASSLLNHKNSHKTGAYFCNSCQKEFPNLMSLKNHRRIHTEPKRFQCPDCGKSFRVSTQLICHRRIHTKEKPFSCQQCDKRFSSKSNLRHHQKVHWSSSAPPTMAMGAASFLGHPPIGAGRPPKSHVCNQCGRGYRHAGSLQNHKNVHKTGAYFCSSCQKEFSNLMALKTHRRIHTEVKRHRCSDCGKAFRAPSQLIVHQRIHTQEKPFSCQQCTKRFSSKSNLRHHMKLHWSGSAPSNFLGMRSGPFL, encoded by the exons ATGTATACGCCTACTATGGCAATGCATGATATGAGCCGTGTCAAGGGTTTCCCCTGTAAAGAGTGTGATATGGTTTGCCCCAGTACACCTAGTCTATTAGAACACATGAAGGCTCACTACCAGCAAGAAGAAAATGGCAGGTTTGAGTGTGAGCAATGTGGCCGCATCTATAAGCATGCTGGCAGCCTGGCCAACCATAAGAAATCCCATGAAGTGGGTTCCTTTCAGTGCCCAGTCTGCACCAGAACCCTGCCCAATGCTGTGGCTCTGAAAAACCACCTCCGTATCCACACCCTATCCCCAAGCAGTGCCCAGGCAGAGGAAGACGGCGGTGACGAAGGCGCTGAAgacggacatgatgagaggaacTATGGTCTTGCACAAGACCTGTCTGATGGCTTTGCCCGCAGTCACCTGAACAACAGTGGAATGGGTCATGGTGTGATGTCACATGACCCAGATGATCATAAGAAGTCACCTGTAACCGATGATGCCTGGGATCGTCCATTCAAATGCGATCAGTGTGATAGGACCTACCGCCACCATGGGAGCCTGGTTAATCACAAGAAATGTCACCAGGAAGGGGCGTTCAAGTGCACCGTCTGTTACAAGCAGTTCAACAACCTGGCTGCTCTCAATGGTCATGAGCGAACCCACTCAAAGTTTAAGACTCCTGGAGCATCGATGGTTAACAACATACATGATTCTGTGACTGATCAGCGTTCGTCTGCGCCCCAAACCGATGATGCGGCTAACTGCTTCTGCCACCTGTGCCAGGTAGCTTTGCCCAACAAGAGTGACTTCCAGGAGCACATCCTGTTGCATAATGCAGCCTCTTCTTCACTGGGTCTTTCCCGTAGTTTCCCTGGGATAATGGCGCACAATCTCAGCGCTGTCCGCTCCCCAGCATACACACCTGCCTTGGGTGACCCTCTGCCGCTTCCTCCTTTGCCAAATGATAAACGTGGCCCCTTTGACCCAATGCTTGGACCTCCTGTCAATAACCCCATTTACACTTGTGCATACTGTGGGGCTGGGCATCCTGATCTGGAGAGCCTCAAAGTTCATTACCTGACCCATGACCCCCACCCAGGCTCCCATGGTCAGGATGGTATCCTGAACACTGATGGGATTGGCTCTAACTCTAACCCATCAccatctggagagagagtgcaTTCTTCTGATGATGGCGAACGTCGTTTCAAGTGTCAGGATTGTGGGAAAAGCTACCGCCATGCTGGAAGCCTGGTTAACCACAAGCGCTCCCACCAGACTGGCCTCTACCAGTGCACCATCTGCTGCAAGCAGTATCCGCACTTGGCAGCGTTGCATAGCCACCTCCGCAGCCATAAGGGAAGAACATCCAACCAATCATCCCTCAACACTGAAGGCGACTGGCTCTCCTCTGAACCCCTGACACTTGACTCTCAGAATAGTTATGTGCAGGAGGGGAGCGGCGCAACCACCCCCATCTCCCTACCGGGAAATCTTGGTGACGCTGCTCACTTTGTACCTGATGGTGGCCACAGCAGTGGTTTGGATTCACTGGAGTTCCATGATCGATTTGATGGCTCCCTTGCCCAGAGCAACTCTGGGCACTCCCCTCTTCCCCAGAACCACCGCCAGGCTGATAGACACATGTGCACTGACTGTGGAGAAATGTATGGGGACATCTCTGGCATCAAGTCTCACATGTGCCCCCAACGGCGACAGAACCAGGGGATGTCAAATGGATTCATGGGAAACATGAGTGGCTACAACAGTCCTGGAGGCGCTGCTCTCCCTTCAGGTGGAGGAAATGTGAAAGAGAGCAATGGACAGCGCTCTCAGTATGGTTCTCAGTCCCATGCCCAAGTAGGGGGGAAAAGGATGAATAAAGAAGATGACGATGATGGTGAAGTGTACCAGTGCTCGGTGTGTGGAAACCATTATGCCAGCCTCAGAGCTCTGAGAAGCCATCTGCGCAGCCATGCTAACAATCCCACAGGGCCTGGGACTTCGGCACTTTCTCCTAACGGTGAGGCAGACTGGAGGATTATCTGCAGCACCTGTGGCCAGAGCTTCTCCAGAAAGCAAGACCTGTTAAACCACCAACTGATTCATGGGCCACAAAGGTCAGATGCAGCAGCGCAGAGCATGGGGGCCGATCCCACCAATACTAATGGCAAAATGGATGGTGATGGGAGGAATCACATTTGCGTTGACTGTGGCATGTTCTTCGCTGATCGCCATCACCTGATCACTCACCTGTGTCCTggaaagggaagaggaggagtgcTGAGCAAAGAAGGATTGAATGGCGCTAAAGGGATGACTGGCGGAGATGGAGTTAGTGGCGGCGGAGTTGGAGGACCTGGAGGCAGTCGTGATATGGGAGGACAGGACCGTAGACAACAGATGCCAGATTCGGAGGATCGACCCCACAAATGTGACCAGTGTGGAAGGGGCTACAGGCACCCTTGCTCCCTGCTCAACCACAAGAAATCTCACAAGACCGGAGTCTTCAGATGCCTTGTCTGCCAGAAGCGCTACTACAACCTGCTGGCCCTCAAGAACCACCAGAGGACCCACTTTGATTTAAAAAG GCACAAGTGTGAGGAGTGTGGGAAGGCCTTCAAGATCCAGAAGCAGCTAGAAAACCACCTTCGGCTCCATGAAGAACACCGAGCAAAGGCTCACGCCCAGCTTGCAAAACTAGGCAATGGGAGGTATCAAGGAGGACCCTCTGGCATGCAGGCCATGAGAGGAGAATCGTCCAAATCCCAGAACCCTGGCATGGGGGAAGTCAAGtatggacaacaacaacaaggcttcaAGCAACCTTACTCAGAGGCTGGCACTTCGAGGGCTCAGAATTTTGATCTACAAGAAGGGGGACGACGACCCTTCGCCTGTGATGAGTGCGGACGGAGCTATCGTcatgcaggaagcttggccaatCACAAGAATCTTCACAAAATTGGCGAGTATCACTGCAATGTCTGCAACTCCACTTACCCGAACCGCCTGGCCATGAAAAACCATCTGCGTCTTCATTTTGCCCTCAAGAAGCACACTTGCCAGGAATGTGGCAAAGGATTCCGTACCCAAAAGCAGCTGACCACCCACCACTCTGCACAGCTCTGCAAGGGGGCTGCAGGAGCTGTTGCTCAAATGGATTATGAGTGTGATGGGTGCTGCGAGGGTTTCGCTactgcagaccagctggctgcacATGACTGCCCTGCTCAGCAGCTCCCTTCGTCCTCGGCCTCCCTCAACAGCTCAAGCCTCAGCATCGATGGGGCTGACCTTGTGCCAGATGAACGCCCCTACAGCTGTGACATCTGCAACTGCTCTTACAAACATGCCAGCAGCCTGCTGaaccacaagcacacacacaagacGGGCACCTTTACTTGCACCTACTGCGACAAGCCGTACTCCAACTACATGGCGCTGCGCAACCACATGCGCATCCACACGCAGAAGAAGAGGCACATCTGCCACCACTGTGGGAAAGCATTCCGGCTAGCCAGATTCCTCCGCAATCACCAGAAGGTCCATGAGGAGGGCCACACACGCTTTGGCTGCACCAGCTGCGGGAAGAGCTTCCAGGGGAGGTCAGGCCTGGCGAGGCACCGCTGCGGGGAGAACCAGGTAGGCAAGGAGGGCAGGAGGATGGCCACTGCAAGCACGACAGGGGGAGAAGAGTGCCGGTACAC ATGTGACCAGTGTGGCCGCTCCTACGCCCATGCCAGCTCCCTCCTCAACCACAAAAACACCCACACCGTCGGCATTTACCACTGTGCTGTGTGCCTCAAGACCTATTCCAACCTCCTGGCCCTCAAGAACCACCGGCGCATCCATTCAGAGATACGGCGTCACCGCTGCCCAGAATGCGGCAAGGCTTTCCGTGTCTCCTCCCAGCTTAACAGCCACCGTCGCGTCCACCTAAAGGAGAGGGAGCTAACTTGTGTCCCCTGCCAGCGCAGCTTCCCCAGCCAGGCCAGCTTCCGGCTCCATCAGGAGATCTCCCACGGCCAAGCCCCCAGGCCCCCCCAGCAGAAACAGGCCAGGGCTGGGGGAGCCTCTGGGTGCACATCCGGGGGCGGGAGCTCAGGCCTTAACTGGGACTCCGGCCTGGATCTCACGCTGTTGCAGGCCCAAGGACTGGTCCCCAATGGACTACCAAAAATGAACTCCCTGTCCTTCCAAGGCCCCAGTGGCAGCAGGAGCCGTGGGGCGACGGGGACCAAGTCGCACGTCTGCAACCAGTGCGGCCGTGGCTACCTCCACGCCAGCTCCCTCCTCAACCACAAAAACAGTCACAAAACAGGCGCCTACTTCTGTAACTCCTGTCAGAAGGAGTTTCCCAACCTGATGTCCCTCAAGAACCACCGGCGCATTCACACTGAGCCCAAACGTTTCCAGTGCCCCGACTGCGGAAAGTCCTTCCGTGTGTCCACCCAGCTCATCTGCCACCGGCGCATCCACACCAAGGAAAAGCCCTTTTCCTGCCAGCAATGCGACAAGCGCTTCTCCAGCAAGTCCAACCTGCGCCACCACCAGAAGGTGCACTGGAGCAGCTCAGCGCCCCCTACAATGGCCATGGGCGCTGCCAGCTTCTTGG